In Sphingopyxis sp. FD7, a single window of DNA contains:
- a CDS encoding NADPH-dependent FMN reductase has translation MMVSIAVVAGSTREGSYNRALAELAAASLEAQGAGVTRVDLGAFDLPLYSAATEATAFPPDAARLKALFVQQDGLLFVSPEYNGSLPPLLKNAIDWASRPTGDEGLVALTAYRGKAAAIMAASISPFGGLRGLMHLRQILSTVQMIVIPEQVVVPNAHAAFAEDGSLKDALPASLVEQTAARLIAVAKALSA, from the coding sequence ATGATGGTCAGTATCGCCGTTGTCGCCGGAAGCACGCGCGAAGGCTCCTATAATCGCGCGCTCGCCGAACTGGCCGCCGCCAGCCTCGAGGCGCAGGGTGCGGGGGTGACGCGCGTGGACCTTGGCGCCTTCGACCTGCCGCTCTATTCGGCGGCGACCGAGGCAACCGCCTTTCCCCCCGACGCCGCGCGATTGAAGGCGCTGTTCGTCCAGCAGGACGGCCTGTTGTTCGTGTCGCCCGAATATAATGGCTCGCTGCCGCCGCTGCTCAAAAATGCGATCGACTGGGCGTCGCGGCCGACGGGCGACGAGGGGCTGGTCGCGCTGACCGCCTATCGCGGCAAGGCGGCGGCGATCATGGCGGCGTCGATCAGCCCCTTTGGCGGGCTGCGCGGGTTGATGCACCTGCGCCAGATCCTGTCGACGGTGCAGATGATCGTGATCCCCGAACAGGTGGTGGTGCCGAACGCACACGCCGCCTTCGCCGAGGACGGCAGCCTGAAAGACGCGCTTCCCGCGTCGCTCGTTGAGCAAACCGCGGCGCGGCTGATTGCGGTCGCCAAAGCGCTGTCGGCTTAG
- a CDS encoding long-chain-fatty-acid--CoA ligase, giving the protein MTERNRMDGLMQNVPLTVDRIIDHAAAWHGAREIVSRDAEGRVSRSTYADIHADAKCVSNALAAEGVKPGDRVATMAWNGARHLAAWYGAAGMGAVLHTLNPRLFLEQIAYIANHAGDRLLLADPATADLVEQMLPQVPSIEKVIFFCDAASLPQTSFAATAFDDWIAGQPAEYAWGGFDENAACGLCYTSGTTGNPKGVLYSHRSNYIHALMTLQRDALALSARDTVLLVVPMYHANAWGVVYSAPAVGAKLVLPGQRMDGESIYHLIEEEGVTYSAAVPTVWQMLLQYMQEKGKGFTTLERVTIGGSACPESIIRTFRDDYGVDVIQGWGMTETSPLGTVSVPNASVAAKSDAEQMAYKLKQGRLLCGLEMKLVDDAGNRVPHDGRTPGRLMVKGPTIAAAYYGGEGDDVLDAEGFFDTGDVSTIDGEGYMQITDRAKDVVKSGGEWISSIEIENIAMGHDAVVNAAVVGVAHPKWDERPILLCQLKPGASASADDLRAYLDGRIAKWWMPDDVLFVDDIPLGPTGKIDKKAIRSGLEGYTLPFEVSR; this is encoded by the coding sequence ATGACGGAGAGGAACCGCATGGATGGCTTGATGCAGAATGTGCCGCTCACGGTCGACCGGATCATCGACCATGCGGCGGCGTGGCATGGCGCGCGCGAAATCGTCTCGCGCGATGCCGAGGGTCGCGTCAGCCGATCGACCTACGCCGATATCCATGCCGATGCGAAGTGCGTGTCGAACGCATTGGCTGCGGAGGGTGTCAAGCCGGGCGACCGTGTCGCGACGATGGCGTGGAACGGCGCGCGGCACCTCGCCGCCTGGTATGGCGCGGCGGGGATGGGGGCGGTGCTGCATACGCTCAATCCGCGGCTGTTCCTCGAACAGATTGCCTATATCGCGAACCATGCGGGCGACCGGCTGCTGCTCGCCGACCCGGCGACCGCTGACCTCGTCGAGCAAATGCTGCCGCAGGTGCCGTCGATCGAGAAAGTGATCTTCTTCTGCGACGCCGCATCATTGCCGCAGACGAGCTTTGCCGCGACCGCTTTCGACGACTGGATCGCGGGGCAGCCGGCCGAATATGCCTGGGGCGGGTTCGACGAAAATGCCGCGTGCGGCCTCTGCTACACCAGCGGGACGACGGGCAATCCCAAGGGCGTGCTCTATTCGCACCGCTCCAACTATATTCACGCGCTGATGACCTTGCAGCGCGACGCGCTCGCGCTGTCGGCGCGCGACACCGTGCTGCTCGTCGTGCCGATGTATCACGCGAATGCGTGGGGGGTGGTCTATTCGGCGCCCGCGGTGGGCGCCAAACTTGTCCTGCCCGGCCAGCGGATGGATGGCGAATCCATCTATCATCTGATCGAGGAAGAGGGCGTCACTTACTCGGCGGCGGTGCCGACCGTGTGGCAGATGTTGCTGCAATATATGCAGGAAAAGGGCAAAGGCTTCACGACATTGGAGCGCGTGACGATCGGCGGATCGGCGTGCCCCGAATCGATCATCCGCACCTTCCGCGACGATTATGGCGTCGACGTCATCCAGGGCTGGGGCATGACCGAAACCTCGCCGCTCGGCACCGTGTCGGTGCCCAATGCGTCGGTCGCGGCCAAATCGGACGCCGAGCAGATGGCGTACAAGCTGAAGCAAGGGCGGCTGCTTTGCGGGCTGGAGATGAAGCTGGTCGATGACGCGGGCAATCGTGTGCCGCACGACGGCAGGACGCCGGGGCGGCTGATGGTGAAAGGACCGACGATCGCCGCCGCCTATTATGGCGGCGAGGGCGACGACGTGCTCGACGCCGAGGGATTTTTCGACACCGGCGACGTCAGCACGATCGACGGCGAAGGCTATATGCAGATCACCGACCGCGCGAAGGATGTCGTGAAATCGGGCGGCGAGTGGATCAGTTCGATCGAGATCGAGAATATCGCGATGGGGCATGACGCGGTCGTCAACGCCGCGGTCGTCGGCGTCGCGCATCCCAAATGGGACGAGCGGCCGATCCTGCTGTGCCAGCTCAAACCCGGCGCGAGCGCCTCGGCGGACGATCTTCGCGCCTATCTGGACGGCCGGATCGCCAAATGGTGGATGCCCGACGATGTGCTGTTCGTCGACGACATCCCGCTGGGGCCGACGGGCAAGATCGACAAGAAGGCGATCCGCTCGGGGCTGGAGGGCTATACGCTGCCTTTCGAGGTCAGTCGCTGA
- a CDS encoding phosphotransferase family protein, with protein MTADADIIDELRAAGLVREGDVALEPLTGGVSCDVWKVEAPIGPIVVKRPLEQLRVAAEWHAPVERGQSEVRWLKRARSVDPAIAPEVLAELPGYGFAMRFLPGAPVWKDELIAGRVDTGFATAVGRSLAAVHSATANSSADKDAFATDAMFRALRIDPFLLYVAQKDAETASVLYALADDLAARKLALVHGDVSPKNILVGKDGPVFLDAECAVYGDPAFDLAFCTTHLLLKTVWLDDARLTEAATALVAAYRAGIDWEEAGGLLPRAGKLTAALLLARVEGKSPAPYLTDPDHRRIVRDQARALLLTPLPIDALVAQWKRTSI; from the coding sequence GTGACGGCGGACGCCGATATCATCGACGAGCTGCGCGCCGCCGGGCTGGTGCGCGAGGGCGATGTGGCGCTCGAGCCACTCACCGGCGGCGTGTCGTGCGACGTGTGGAAGGTGGAAGCGCCGATCGGCCCGATCGTCGTCAAACGCCCGCTCGAACAATTGCGCGTCGCCGCTGAATGGCACGCGCCGGTCGAGCGCGGGCAGAGCGAGGTGCGCTGGCTCAAACGCGCGCGCAGCGTCGATCCGGCGATCGCCCCCGAAGTGCTCGCCGAGCTGCCGGGCTATGGCTTTGCGATGCGGTTCCTGCCGGGCGCGCCGGTGTGGAAGGACGAACTCATCGCGGGGCGCGTCGATACCGGCTTTGCGACAGCGGTGGGGCGCAGCCTCGCCGCCGTGCATTCGGCCACCGCGAACAGCTCCGCCGACAAGGATGCCTTCGCAACCGACGCGATGTTTCGTGCGCTGCGGATCGATCCCTTCCTGCTGTATGTGGCGCAGAAGGACGCCGAAACGGCATCCGTGCTTTACGCGCTCGCCGACGATCTGGCCGCGCGCAAGCTCGCGCTTGTCCACGGCGACGTGAGCCCCAAGAATATTCTCGTGGGCAAGGACGGTCCCGTCTTTCTCGACGCCGAATGCGCCGTCTATGGCGATCCGGCGTTCGACCTTGCCTTCTGCACCACCCATCTGCTCTTGAAAACCGTGTGGCTGGACGACGCCCGCCTAACCGAAGCCGCGACTGCGCTCGTCGCGGCCTATCGGGCGGGCATCGACTGGGAGGAGGCAGGCGGGCTGCTGCCTCGCGCCGGGAAACTCACCGCCGCGCTGCTCCTCGCGCGCGTCGAGGGCAAGTCGCCCGCACCCTATCTCACCGACCCCGACCACAGGCGCATCGTGCGCGACCAGGCGCGCGCGCTGCTGCTCACCCCGCTGCCCATCGACGCGCTTGTCGCGCAGTGGAAAAGGACATCAATATGA
- a CDS encoding MarR family winged helix-turn-helix transcriptional regulator, producing MAKSKQAYRHPAEYYTDPENSIGYLARVVFRSFSRLLERRTLTHDVSAGQWRFLRQLWREDGITQRELSERVGMREPTTVVALKGLEKAGLITRKKTAEDRRKTFIYLTPHARKLELILAPMNAEIHEIATKGMTDAEVEMLQALMRRVIDNLAEETRKLAVLSEIKA from the coding sequence TTGGCGAAGAGCAAACAGGCGTACCGGCATCCGGCCGAATATTATACCGATCCCGAAAACAGCATCGGCTATCTCGCGCGCGTCGTCTTTCGTTCCTTTTCGCGGCTGCTGGAGCGGCGCACGCTGACGCACGATGTTTCGGCCGGTCAGTGGCGTTTCCTGCGCCAGTTGTGGCGCGAGGACGGGATTACCCAGCGCGAGCTGAGCGAGCGGGTGGGAATGCGCGAACCGACCACGGTGGTTGCGCTCAAGGGGCTGGAAAAGGCGGGACTGATTACCCGCAAGAAGACCGCCGAGGACCGGCGCAAGACCTTCATCTATCTGACCCCGCACGCCAGGAAGCTCGAACTCATCCTCGCGCCGATGAATGCCGAAATCCACGAGATCGCGACCAAGGGCATGACCGATGCGGAGGTCGAAATGCTCCAGGCGCTGATGCGCCGCGTGATCGACAATCTGGCCGAGGAAACGCGCAAGCTGGCGGTGCTGTCCGAAATCAAGGCCTGA
- a CDS encoding alpha/beta fold hydrolase, producing MSLPIVLITGQLLTDAVWQPLLDAWPDRDVIVADNRRDDTIAGFAQRLLDTAPPRFILVAHAMGGFVAFEVMRRAPERVAKLALISTLASADGPAQTARRQGYIDLVQSGRFDQVVEERIPMLFPEAKRGDERLLAIAREMAADTGADTFLAQQRAIMARIDSRPRLHEIAVPTLLIRGEQDGITSRAHHEEMLEAIPGARLEVIAGTGHLPTIEAPEVVVPLLTDFIGA from the coding sequence ATGTCCCTCCCCATCGTCCTCATCACCGGCCAGCTGCTCACCGATGCCGTCTGGCAACCCTTGCTCGATGCGTGGCCCGACCGCGACGTCATCGTCGCCGACAATCGGCGCGACGACACGATAGCGGGCTTCGCACAGCGCCTGCTCGACACGGCGCCGCCGAGATTCATACTGGTCGCGCACGCCATGGGCGGCTTCGTCGCGTTCGAGGTGATGCGCCGCGCGCCCGAACGCGTCGCGAAGCTCGCGCTCATTTCGACGCTCGCCTCGGCCGACGGGCCCGCGCAGACCGCGCGGCGGCAGGGCTATATCGATCTGGTGCAAAGCGGCCGGTTCGATCAGGTCGTCGAGGAGCGCATCCCCATGCTCTTTCCCGAAGCAAAGCGCGGCGACGAACGCCTGCTCGCCATCGCGCGGGAAATGGCGGCCGACACCGGCGCCGACACCTTCCTTGCGCAGCAGCGCGCGATCATGGCGCGCATCGACAGCCGCCCGCGCCTGCATGAGATCGCGGTGCCGACCCTGCTGATCCGGGGCGAGCAGGACGGCATCACCAGCCGCGCGCATCACGAGGAGATGCTGGAGGCGATACCGGGAGCGCGGCTGGAGGTGATCGCGGGGACCGGACATCTGCCGACTATCGAGGCACCCGAGGTGGTGGTGCCGTTGCTGACCGATTTCATCGGCGCATAA
- the leuC gene encoding 3-isopropylmalate dehydratase large subunit: MALPRTLYDKIWDAHAVAEDDGETLLYIDLHLLHEVTSPQAFAGLDAAGRAVRRPERALALSDHNVPTVGQALGPAGVADAEARAQLEALVANTRRFGIENVPMGDPRGGIVHVVGPEQGRSQPGMTIVCGDSHTSTHGAFGALAFGIGTSEVEHVLATQTIRQRRARNMRVTVEGALAPHVQAKDLALHLLGTIGVDGAGGHVIEYAGAAVRALSMEGRMTLCNLSIEMGARAGLIAPDATTFAYLKGRPAAPDGAAWDAAVARWQALASDKDAMFDREMRIDARDVRPMVSWGTNPSQVVPIDGRVPDPAALGSADARAAAARALTYMDLEPGSPIAGQRLDRVFIGSCTNSRIEDLRAAAAVVRGRRVAPHVHAMVVPGSGLVKRQAEAEGIAATLRDAGFDWREPGCSMCVGMNADRLAPGERCAATSNRNFENRQGRGGRTHLMSPALAAASAIAGAIASPDMLAGP; encoded by the coding sequence ATGGCCTTGCCCCGCACGCTGTACGACAAGATATGGGATGCGCATGCCGTCGCCGAGGATGATGGCGAGACGTTGCTCTATATCGACCTCCACCTGCTGCACGAGGTCACTTCGCCGCAGGCCTTTGCGGGATTGGATGCGGCCGGGCGCGCGGTGCGGCGCCCCGAACGCGCGCTCGCGCTGTCCGATCATAATGTGCCGACCGTGGGCCAGGCGCTCGGCCCGGCGGGCGTCGCCGACGCCGAAGCGCGCGCGCAACTGGAGGCGCTGGTCGCCAATACGCGGCGCTTCGGCATCGAAAATGTCCCGATGGGCGATCCGCGCGGCGGCATCGTTCATGTCGTCGGCCCGGAACAGGGACGATCGCAGCCGGGGATGACGATCGTTTGCGGCGACAGCCACACCTCGACCCACGGCGCCTTCGGCGCGCTCGCTTTCGGTATCGGGACGTCGGAGGTCGAGCATGTGCTCGCGACGCAGACGATCCGTCAGCGCCGCGCGCGCAACATGCGCGTGACCGTCGAGGGCGCGCTGGCGCCGCACGTTCAGGCCAAGGATCTGGCGCTTCACCTGCTCGGAACGATCGGCGTCGATGGAGCGGGCGGGCATGTCATCGAATATGCGGGCGCGGCGGTGCGCGCGCTGTCGATGGAGGGGCGCATGACGCTGTGCAATCTCAGCATCGAAATGGGCGCGCGCGCCGGCCTGATCGCGCCCGACGCCACGACGTTCGCCTATCTGAAGGGCCGCCCGGCGGCACCCGATGGCGCGGCATGGGACGCGGCGGTCGCGCGCTGGCAGGCGCTCGCGAGCGACAAGGACGCCATGTTCGATCGCGAAATGCGGATCGACGCGCGCGACGTCCGGCCAATGGTGAGCTGGGGCACCAATCCGTCGCAGGTCGTGCCGATCGACGGGCGCGTCCCCGACCCGGCGGCGCTCGGCAGCGCCGACGCCCGCGCGGCGGCGGCGCGCGCGCTGACCTATATGGACCTAGAACCGGGAAGCCCCATCGCCGGACAGCGGCTCGACCGGGTGTTTATCGGCAGCTGCACGAACAGCCGGATCGAGGATCTGCGCGCTGCTGCGGCGGTGGTGCGCGGCCGCCGCGTCGCGCCGCACGTTCACGCGATGGTCGTCCCCGGATCGGGGCTGGTCAAGCGGCAGGCGGAGGCCGAGGGCATCGCCGCCACATTGCGCGACGCGGGGTTCGACTGGCGCGAACCCGGCTGTTCGATGTGCGTCGGCATGAATGCCGACCGGCTTGCGCCCGGCGAACGTTGCGCCGCGACGTCGAACCGCAATTTTGAAAATAGGCAGGGGCGCGGCGGGCGGACGCACCTGATGAGCCCGGCGCTGGCCGCGGCCAGCGCCATCGCGGGCGCCATCGCCTCGCCCGATATGCTGGCGGGGCCATGA
- the eno gene encoding phosphopyruvate hydratase: protein MTSRIASVTGRQLWDSRGRPTVEAEVTLESGATGRAIAPAGASRGAHEAIDLRDGGDAFGGFGVNRAVAGIGAEIAGAITGLDARDQAAIDKVLCDLDGTPNKARLGANAVVAVSMAVLHAAAADARAPLWRYLADGRKVRIPLPEIQIFGGGAHAGRRTDVQDFMVMCPKAGSFRRALEITGDVYRAAGRLMEAKGPLSGVADEGGWWPNFASNEDALGTLTRAIEASGHRAGEEVFISLDIAANELGDAGGYTLALDDGKLSGEDMAARIVEWAGRYPILSIEDPAGQDDWTTMAAVTAAIGERVQIIGDDVLVTNADRVERAAEAAVCNAALIKVNQVGTVTEAKAALDAAVARGWGAIVSARSGESEDVTIAHLATGWDAGQLKVGSFTRSERMAKWNEMLRIEEAMGADAEFAGFSAFAGSIGRVAA, encoded by the coding sequence ATGACGTCGCGTATCGCCTCCGTGACCGGCCGCCAGCTCTGGGATTCGCGCGGGCGTCCGACGGTCGAGGCCGAAGTCACGCTCGAATCGGGTGCGACCGGGCGCGCCATCGCCCCGGCGGGCGCCTCGCGCGGCGCGCATGAGGCGATCGACCTGCGCGACGGTGGCGACGCCTTCGGCGGCTTTGGCGTGAACCGCGCGGTCGCGGGTATCGGCGCCGAGATTGCGGGTGCGATCACCGGCCTGGACGCGCGCGATCAGGCAGCGATCGACAAGGTCTTGTGCGACCTCGACGGCACGCCGAACAAGGCGCGGCTGGGCGCGAACGCGGTCGTGGCGGTGTCGATGGCGGTGCTTCACGCCGCGGCAGCGGATGCGCGCGCGCCGCTGTGGCGCTATCTCGCCGACGGACGCAAGGTTCGCATCCCGCTCCCCGAAATCCAGATTTTCGGCGGCGGCGCGCACGCCGGGCGGCGCACCGATGTGCAGGATTTCATGGTGATGTGCCCAAAGGCGGGCAGCTTCCGCCGCGCGCTCGAAATTACGGGCGATGTCTATCGCGCCGCCGGCAGACTGATGGAAGCCAAAGGCCCGCTGTCGGGCGTCGCCGACGAGGGGGGCTGGTGGCCCAATTTTGCGTCGAACGAGGATGCGCTGGGCACGCTGACCAGGGCCATCGAAGCGAGCGGCCACCGCGCGGGTGAGGAGGTGTTCATTTCGCTCGACATCGCCGCGAACGAACTCGGCGATGCGGGCGGCTACACGCTCGCGCTCGACGACGGGAAGCTTTCGGGCGAGGACATGGCGGCGCGCATAGTCGAATGGGCCGGACGCTATCCGATCCTGTCGATCGAAGACCCCGCGGGGCAGGACGACTGGACGACGATGGCGGCGGTCACCGCGGCGATCGGCGAGCGGGTGCAGATCATCGGCGACGACGTGCTCGTCACCAATGCCGATCGTGTGGAACGCGCGGCCGAAGCGGCGGTGTGCAATGCCGCGCTCATCAAGGTGAACCAGGTCGGCACGGTGACCGAAGCGAAGGCCGCGCTCGACGCCGCGGTGGCGCGCGGCTGGGGTGCGATCGTCTCGGCGCGTTCGGGCGAGAGCGAGGACGTCACCATCGCGCATCTCGCGACCGGCTGGGACGCCGGGCAGTTGAAAGTCGGCAGCTTCACGCGATCCGAACGCATGGCGAAATGGAACGAAATGCTGCGGATCGAGGAAGCGATGGGCGCCGACGCCGAGTTTGCAGGCTTTTCGGCTTTCGCCGGGTCGATCGGCCGGGTCGCGGCATGA
- a CDS encoding alpha/beta hydrolase: MMVDPNGIEGLDAEFIGRVSPTAPRIQAGGHPCQGIYWTEAGKRPKVAIIATHYNVDFSEHYIAPWFARQGFGFLGWNTRYRGFEDQFLLEHAVLDIGVGMKWLKEEAGVEAIVILGNSGGGSLMGAYQAEAIAPTLTDRLPAAGQDALAELIKGDLYISFNAHQGRPEVLTDWMDASVIDENDPTLTDPELDPFNPDNGPPYSDAFITKYRAAQRARNQRITDWAKAELARLNAAGIPDRIFPMFRCWGDLRCVDPAIDPSDRKPNWCYRGDPALANRTPSIGRANTLKTWLNMWSLETSPCQGQPHLAKHDTPALVVQGTADTGVFPSDARKIFDFLGSSDKRLELIPGAHYFEDSVEERRGAADLVGAWIREKL, translated from the coding sequence ATGATGGTGGACCCGAACGGGATCGAGGGACTGGACGCAGAGTTCATCGGGCGGGTGTCGCCGACCGCGCCGCGTATCCAGGCGGGCGGGCATCCGTGCCAGGGCATCTACTGGACCGAGGCGGGCAAGCGGCCGAAGGTCGCGATCATCGCGACGCACTACAATGTCGATTTCTCCGAACATTATATCGCGCCCTGGTTCGCGCGGCAGGGCTTCGGTTTCCTCGGCTGGAACACGCGCTATCGCGGTTTCGAGGACCAGTTCCTGCTCGAACATGCGGTGCTCGACATCGGCGTCGGCATGAAATGGCTGAAGGAGGAAGCGGGGGTCGAGGCGATCGTCATCCTCGGCAATTCGGGCGGCGGATCGCTGATGGGCGCCTATCAGGCCGAAGCGATCGCGCCGACGCTGACCGACCGGCTGCCAGCCGCGGGGCAGGACGCGCTGGCTGAGCTTATCAAGGGCGACCTCTATATCAGCTTCAACGCGCATCAGGGGCGCCCCGAAGTGCTGACCGACTGGATGGACGCGTCGGTGATCGACGAGAATGATCCGACGCTGACCGATCCCGAACTCGACCCGTTCAATCCCGACAATGGCCCGCCCTATTCGGACGCCTTCATTACGAAATATCGCGCCGCGCAGCGCGCGCGCAACCAGCGGATCACCGACTGGGCGAAGGCCGAACTGGCGCGGCTCAATGCCGCCGGCATTCCCGATCGCATCTTTCCGATGTTCCGCTGCTGGGGCGATCTTCGCTGCGTCGATCCCGCGATCGACCCGTCGGACCGCAAGCCCAACTGGTGCTATCGCGGCGACCCGGCGCTCGCGAACCGCACGCCCAGCATCGGGCGCGCCAATACGCTGAAGACCTGGCTCAACATGTGGAGCCTCGAAACCTCGCCCTGCCAGGGCCAGCCGCACCTTGCGAAGCACGACACCCCTGCGCTGGTGGTGCAGGGCACCGCCGACACCGGCGTCTTCCCGAGCGATGCGCGCAAAATCTTCGATTTCCTCGGCAGCAGCGACAAACGGCTCGAACTGATCCCCGGCGCGCATTATTTCGAGGATTCGGTCGAGGAGCGGCGGGGCGCCGCCGACTTGGTCGGTGCTTGGATCCGGGAGAAGCTGTGA
- a CDS encoding NAD(P)-dependent oxidoreductase: protein MIVLHARPSPGFREAVDTIFGPGTVVHVDEAAPLDDVASDITALLHVLTPVTPEFIASAPKLKLIQKLGVGVNTIALDAARGAGVAVCNMPGTNSQAVAEMALSLMMAVLRRICFFDARTRAGEGWTADPSELDAVGEISGRTVGLVGFGHSAQRLAPVLAALGAKVVYTARSPRDVPYDFLPLDRLLADSDIVSLHVPLTDETRASVDPFAMKRGAVLVNTARGELVDENRLVEALTSGHLRGAGLDVFAEEPLPRGNPLLGLPNAVLAPHIAWLTPETLVRSLTVAHENCRRLAAGEPLLHRVT, encoded by the coding sequence ATGATCGTCCTGCACGCGCGCCCCAGCCCCGGTTTTCGTGAGGCGGTCGATACGATCTTCGGCCCCGGTACCGTCGTTCACGTCGACGAGGCGGCGCCGCTCGACGATGTTGCGAGCGACATCACCGCGTTGCTCCACGTCCTTACGCCCGTTACACCGGAGTTCATTGCCTCGGCGCCCAAGCTCAAACTGATCCAGAAGCTCGGCGTCGGGGTCAACACCATCGCGCTCGATGCGGCGCGTGGGGCTGGCGTTGCGGTGTGCAACATGCCCGGCACCAACAGCCAGGCGGTCGCCGAAATGGCGCTGTCGCTGATGATGGCGGTGCTGCGCCGTATCTGTTTCTTCGATGCGCGAACGCGCGCCGGGGAGGGGTGGACCGCCGACCCGTCCGAGCTCGACGCCGTGGGCGAAATCTCCGGGCGCACCGTCGGCCTCGTCGGCTTCGGCCATTCGGCGCAGCGGCTCGCGCCGGTGCTGGCGGCGCTAGGGGCGAAGGTCGTCTATACCGCGCGCAGTCCGCGCGACGTGCCGTATGATTTTCTGCCGCTCGATCGCCTGCTCGCCGATAGCGACATCGTCTCGCTACACGTCCCGCTGACTGACGAGACGCGCGCCAGCGTCGATCCCTTTGCAATGAAACGCGGCGCAGTGCTGGTGAACACTGCGCGCGGCGAACTCGTCGACGAAAACCGATTGGTCGAGGCGCTGACCTCCGGCCATTTGCGCGGTGCGGGCCTCGACGTCTTTGCCGAGGAGCCGCTGCCGCGCGGCAATCCGCTGCTCGGCCTGCCGAACGCGGTGCTCGCGCCGCATATCGCCTGGCTGACCCCCGAAACGCTCGTGCGCAGCCTGACGGTGGCGCATGAAAATTGCCGTCGGCTTGCGGCGGGTGAACCTCTGCTGCACCGAGTCACATGA
- a CDS encoding MarR family winged helix-turn-helix transcriptional regulator: MIIALFQRFCWLDEGLQARLHDLGWPDVSRPQSMVMTNIVSGIVRPSDIARNLGVSRQAIHSTINQMVKLGIVRLDVDPEDRRHMIVSLTETGARMRKDAQRAMDSLTAQIAARIGQDRFGALFDALEADWGDNIERASKR; encoded by the coding sequence TTGATCATCGCACTGTTTCAGCGTTTCTGCTGGCTCGACGAGGGGTTGCAGGCGCGGCTCCACGACCTCGGCTGGCCCGACGTCAGCCGGCCGCAGTCCATGGTGATGACCAATATCGTCAGCGGCATCGTTCGCCCGTCGGACATCGCCCGCAACCTCGGCGTGTCGCGGCAGGCGATCCACAGCACGATCAACCAGATGGTGAAGCTCGGCATCGTCCGGCTCGACGTCGACCCCGAAGACCGACGGCACATGATCGTTTCGCTCACCGAAACCGGCGCCCGGATGCGTAAGGATGCGCAGCGCGCGATGGATTCGCTGACCGCGCAGATCGCGGCGCGAATCGGTCAGGACCGGTTCGGCGCGCTGTTCGACGCGCTCGAAGCCGACTGGGGCGACAATATCGAGCGCGCCTCCAAGCGCTGA
- the leuD gene encoding 3-isopropylmalate dehydratase small subunit, which translates to MQTFVRVKAVAAPLPIANIDTDMIIPALYMKALTRTGLGRHLFRELRYDANGQERADFILNRPPCRDAQILIADRNFGCGSSREHAVWALVDFGIRCVIAPSFGDIFAGNARKSGLLLIRLPDPICAALRHEVEATDYAPVEVDLEARQIRLASGQSIGFAVDAGDRRILMEGLDDIERTMRHADAIARFEAEHRRAIDPM; encoded by the coding sequence GTGCAGACATTTGTTCGGGTGAAGGCGGTGGCGGCGCCATTGCCGATCGCCAATATCGACACCGACATGATCATTCCCGCGCTTTACATGAAGGCGCTGACGCGGACGGGGCTGGGTCGGCATCTGTTCCGCGAGCTGCGCTATGACGCGAACGGCCAGGAGCGCGCAGACTTCATCCTCAATCGCCCGCCCTGCCGCGATGCGCAGATATTGATCGCAGACCGCAATTTCGGATGCGGCTCGTCGCGCGAACATGCGGTGTGGGCGCTGGTCGACTTCGGCATCCGCTGCGTCATCGCGCCGAGTTTCGGCGATATTTTCGCGGGCAATGCGCGCAAGAGCGGGCTGCTGCTGATCCGCCTGCCCGACCCAATATGCGCCGCGTTGCGCCACGAGGTTGAAGCCACCGATTATGCGCCGGTCGAGGTCGATCTCGAAGCCCGGCAGATCCGCCTCGCTTCCGGCCAGTCGATCGGCTTTGCCGTCGACGCGGGCGACCGGCGCATATTGATGGAAGGCCTCGACGACATCGAGCGCACGATGCGCCACGCCGACGCCATCGCGCGCTTCGAGGCGGAGCATCGGCGCGCCATCGATCCCATGTGA